One genomic segment of Ipomoea triloba cultivar NCNSP0323 chromosome 9, ASM357664v1 includes these proteins:
- the LOC116029869 gene encoding PITH domain-containing protein At3g04780-like, protein MSAESASAIPKGQVDLLDFIDWSGVECLNQNSSHSLSNALKQGYREDEGLNLESDADEQLLIYIPFNQVIKLHSIVVKGPEEEGPKTVKLFANREHMGFSNVNDFPPSDMAELSVDNLKVCSVFKNCS, encoded by the exons ATGTCAGCTGAATCTGCATCTGCAATTCCCAAAGGCCAA GTTGATTTGCTGGACTTCATAGACTGGTCTGGAGTTGAATGCCTTAATCAGAACAGCAGCCATTCCCTTTCCAACGCCCTAAAGCAG GGATACAGAGAAGATGAGGGTTTGAATCTGGAGAGTGATGCTGATGAGCAGCTTCTGATTTACATCCCATTTAACCAAGTTATTAAACTTCATTCCATTGTTGTCAAAGGTCCTGAGGAGGAAG GTCCTAAAACTGTGAAGCTTTTTGCTAATAGGGAACACATGGGGTTCAG TAACGTCAATGATTTTCCTCCAAGTGACATGGCTGAATTATCTGTTGACAATCTTAAGGTATGTTCAGTTTTCAAAAATTGTTCTTAG